In a single window of the Zea mays cultivar B73 chromosome 5, Zm-B73-REFERENCE-NAM-5.0, whole genome shotgun sequence genome:
- the LOC103626263 gene encoding anther-specific proline-rich protein APG, whose protein sequence is MAFTALSLLYHLSITVSLVLARGIIIAGVVDIAPRPTPLPLPPQPLLAPSPTPRPPGLGAPTRTPPLPLPLPSPRPPRTPPTTTPLPRPWLGAPSPARVPRPPRLGAPPRTPVLPSPRVGAPSPAPPPVRPPQLGAPLPTPVAPTPQLEDPSRGPILPRPPLKGVPPSTPPLVAPRLGAPLPSPPVPSARKGTPPPPPQFRVPIRSPVIPPPQKGIPPSAPLIPAPRLGVPLPSPPVQQPPRTPILPPSRKGAPPSIPPLSPPKLGAPLPSPLFPPPRLGAPPRTPILAPPPQVRAVFPSPRSPPPRLGAPLPTPLLPPQYAAAPPPPPSPSPPMVVPSGPKVPALLAFGDSIVDTGNNNYLVTVVKANFPPYGREYPNHKATGRFSDGKITVDFLASALGLKETLPPYLNKSLTLEDLKTGVSFASAGSGYNNATCRTSSTMTIERQLQLFSEYKAKVGGIHERALFVVCSGSNDIVEHFTLADGMTSPEYADMMARRAIGLVEALIGQGARQIALTGAPPVGCVPSQRRIAGGVRMQCATDRNQLALLFNRKLSLEVAKLSGKYRGVNIFYVDLYSVLADVVQRYQALGFKDGKDACCGYVGLAVGPLCNIGSRTCPDPSKYVFWDSYHPTERAYKLMMDDFLTRYMRYIH, encoded by the exons ATGGCGTTCACTGCCCTCTCATTGCTATACCACCTCTCGATCACTGTATCGCTTGTCCTAGCTCGTGGCATTATCATAGCCGGTGTTGTTGACATAGCTCCACGTCCCACTCCTCTACCTCTTCCTCCGCAGCCACTTCTTGCACCCTCTCCGACTCCTCGTCCTCCAGGTCTTGGGGCCCCTACTCGCActcctcctcttcctcttcctcttccttCCCCTAGGCCACCACGCACTCCGCCTACAACGACTCCTCTTCCACGTCCATGGTTGGGGGCACCTTCTCCTGCCCGTGTTCCTCGTCCTCCACGGCTCGGAGCACCCCCTCGTACTCCTGTTCTTCCGTCTCCTCGAGTAGGTGCTCCATCTCCCGCACCTCCTCCTGTTCGTCCTCCACAGTTGGGAGCTCCCCTTCCTACCCCTGTTGCTCCTACTCCTCAGTTGGAGGATCCCTCTAGAGGTCCTATTCTTCCTCGACCGCCTCTCAAGGGTGTTCCACCTTCTACTCCTCCACTTGTGGCACCACGGTTAGGGGCACCCCTCCCATCCCCTCCTGTTCCTTCAGCTCGGAAGGGCActccacctcctccaccacaGTTTAGGGTACCTATTCGATCTCCTGTTATTCCTCCTCCTCAGAAGGGCATTCCACCTTCCGCTCCTCTAATTCCCGCACCACGATTAGGGGTACCTCTTCCATCTCCTCCTGTTCAGCAGCCCCCTCGGACTCCTATTCTACCACCCTCTCGAAAGGGTGCTCCACCATCTATCCCTCCACTTTCTCCACCAAAGTTAGGAGCACCACTTCCGTCTCCACTTTTTCCTCCGCCTCGACTAGGAGCTCCCCCTCGCACTCCTattcttgctcctcctcctcaagTTCGTGCCGTATTTCCTAGTCCTCGTAGCCCTCCTCCGCGTTTGGGTGCACCTCTTCCAACTCCTCTTCTACCTCCTCAGTATGCGgccgctcctcctcctcctccgtctCCATCTCCACCTATGGTGGTGCCTAGTGGGCCTAAGGTGCCAGCCTTGCTCGCGTTTGGAGATTCAATCGTGGACACAGGAAACAACAACTACCTGGTGACCGTTGTGAAGGCCAACTTCCCGCCGTACGGCAGGGAGTACCCTAACCACAAGGCTACTGGCAGGTTCTCCGACGGCAAGATCACCGTGGACTTTCTAG CGTCTGCGCTTGGGTTGAAGGAGACGCTCCCGCCATACCTGAACAAGAGCCTCACCCTGGAGGACCTCAAGACCGGCGTCAGCTTCGCGTCGGCGGGGAGCGGCTACAACAACGCCACGTGCCGGACGTCG TCGACCATGACGATCGAGCGGCAGCTGCAGTTGTTCTCCGAGTACAAGGCGAAGGTGGGGGGCATCCACGAGAGGGCCCTCTTCGTGGTCTGCTCCGGCAGCAACGACATTGTGGAGCACTTCACCCTCGCCGACGGTATGACCTCGCCGGAGTACGCCGACATGATGGCCCGCAGGGCCATCGGCTTGGTCGAG GCGCTGATCGGCCAAGGCGCGCGGCAGATCGCGCTGACCGGGGCGCCGCCGGTGGGGTGCGTGCCCTCGCAGCGGCGCATCGCCGGCGGGGTTCGGATGCAGTGCGCCACGGACCGCAACCAGCTGGCGCTCTTGTTCAACCGGAAGCTGAGCCTGGAGGTGGCCAAGCTGTCCGGGAAGTACCGCGGCGTCAACATCTTCTACGTCGACCTCTACTCCGTCCTCGCCGACGTGGTCCAGCGCTACCAGGCTCTCGGGTTCAAGGACGGCAAGGACGCCTGCTGCGGCTACGTCGGCCTGGCGGTGGGCCCGCTCTGCAACATCGGCAGCCGTACCTGCCCGGACCCCTCCAAGTACGTGTTCTGGGACAGCTACCACCCCACCGAGAGGGCGTACAAGCTCATGATGGACGACTTCCTCACAAGATACATGAGATACATACACTAG